The region CGGCCATCCCACGGACCGCGGCGATCACCGGCTTGGGCAGGTTGGCCAGCCGGGCGGCGATCGGGTTGTAGTGCGCCCGCACGGTGGCCAGGGGGTCGCTGCCGGAGTTTTCCAGGGTCGACACGTGTTCGCGCAGGTCCTGACCGGCGCTGAACGAACCGCCCGCCCCGGCCAGCACGACCGCACGGCAGGACCGGTCGGTCTCCAGCTCCGCGAGGGCGTCCCGCAGCGCCTCCTTGAGCGCCACGTCGAACGCGTTCATCGCGGTCGGCCGGTTCAGCGTGAGGGTGACGACGGCGTCGGTCCGGTCGACCAGCAGCGGCTCGGTCACGTGTCTAACGACCCTTCTGTCGGACGATGCGGTTGCCGGCGTCGAGGCACTGTTCGACGTACCGGTCGGCGGCCGGACGCAGACGTGCCGCGTGCCGGTCGAAGAAGCTGGCCGCGGCGGTGCCGGGCCAGCGCTCGGGCAGCAGCGCCGGGGGCAGTTGCGGGTCCCGGAAGAGGAACGTACGCCACGCGTGCACGAGTCGGAACCGCGTCGCGTACGCCTCCTCGTCGCTGCTACGCACGGTGACCGCCGCGAGCAGTGGGCGCTGGTCCGCGACGAACCGCTCGTAGGCTCGGCCGATCTCGGTCAGGTTCCACGCGCGCCGGACCACGCCCATCGCGCCGGGGGTGCCGGCGAAGTGGGCGGCGGTGAACCGCTCGAACCGAATGCCGGCCTCGGCGAGGAGCAGGTCCACGTCGTCGGCCGGGCGGGTGGCGACCCAGGTCTGCTCGTCGAGCGTGCCGTAGCCGAGGAAGCTCAGGTTGGCCGCGAGCCGCTGCCGGTCCCGCCGGGAGCCGGGGGCCTCCAGCACCAGCAGATCGAATCGGCCGTCCCAGGTGACCCGGCCGGTTCGGTAGATCCGGGCCGCTGCCTCGTCGAGCCGTCGCGCTGCTTTCGGTGTGATCGAATATCCCGGTCCGGAGACCAACCGGAGAGGTTCGAGCCAACCCTGGCGCACCATCCGGGACACGGCGGTGCGAACGGCGGGCGGCGCAATTCCCAGCGGTGCTAGTAGCTTGACCAGGGCAGCGACCGGTGCCCGGCCACCCCTCGGACGGAGGTGGTCGCCGTACAGGTCGAAGAGTGCCGACCGTGCCTGCATGACCGCACATTGTGACAGGCCTTCTCAAGATAAGCTAGATGCTGTTACATCAATGCTGCTCCGGTTTGGGTCCGGCGGTGTTCATCAGGGAAAATCGTTGGTCGACGCCCCCGTGACCGTTGCGGGTGGTCGTGACGAAGTGGCTGTGGGGCAACCCACCGACCCTGGTGTAGGTCTGAGGGGAGACAACATGGCGGCGATGAAGCCGCGGACGGGCGACGGTCCGCTGGAAGTCACCAAGGAGGGTCGGGGCATCGTCATGCGGGTCCCGCTGGAGGGCGGTGGCCGGCTCGTCGTCGAGATGACTCCCGACGAGGCCAACGCGCTCGGTGACGCGTTGAAGGCAGCGGCCGGCTGAGTATGGAGTGGTCCGGGCGGCGTACGTCGCCCGGAGCGTTCTTTCGGACCCTGAGCCACCGGTACCGCCGGTGGCTCAGGGTCTTCATCGGTGCGGGTAGGCGGGTTCGGTTCCGCTCCGCGAAACTTCCCTGGAGGTACGGTCCCGCGTGCTCGCCATCCGTCTGATCGCCGAGCCCGACCGGCTCGACGTCCTCGTCCTGCCTGTCCGTGCCGCCGATTCGGCCGAGGTCGTTCCGACTGCGGTGGCACCTCCGGACGGCACCGCCGACGAGGCCGCCGCACTGGTGCCGGCGGCCCGACTGACCGGCCGGGCCGGCGAGATCCACACTCAGCTGCGCCCCGGTCGCACCCCCGGCCGGATGCTCCTGCTCGGCGTCGGCGACGGTGGCGAGGCAGCGTGGCGGACGGCCGGTGCCGCGCTGGCCCGCTCCACCACGGATGAGACGCATATCACCATCGCGCTTCCGGTCGGGGTGACTCCGGCCGCAGTCCGTGGGTTCACCGAAGGGCTGCTGCTCGCCTCGTACCGGTTCCGAATGACCGAGGCCGGCACCGCGCCGACGCTCGACAGCGTCGACCTTCTGCTCGCCGACCCGACCGTGTTCGAGACCACCATCGCCACCGCCCGGACCACCGCGGCGATGACCCATCTCGCCCGTGACCTGACCAACACCCCCTCCTCGGTGAAGACCCCGCAGTGGTTCGCCGACCAGGTGGCCTCCGCCGCAGCCGACCTGCCGGACCTGCGACTGCGGGTCCGCGGGCCGGCCGAACTGGCCGACGAGGGCTTCGGCGGCATCCTCGCCGTGGGAGGTGGTTCGGCCAGCGGCCCCCGGCTCGTCGAGCTGGACTGGCACCCGGCCGACGCCCGTACCCACGTGGTGCTGGTCGGCAAGGGGATCACCTTCGACACCGGCGGCATCTCGATCAAGCCGGTGCCGGCGATGAAGCTGATGCGCAAGGACATGGCCGGCGCGGCCGCGGTCGTCGCCGCCACCCTGGGAGCCGCCGAATTGCGGCTGCCGGTCCGGGTCACCACGTTGGCCCCGCTCGCCGAGAACATGGTCAGCGGCGCGGCGTTCCGACCCGGTGACGTCATCCGGCACTACGGCGGGACGACCAGCGAGACGACCAACTCCGACGCCGAGGGCCGACTGGTCCTCGCCGACGCGTTGGCCTACGCGGTGCAGCAGCTCAAGCCGGACCTGCTGCTCGACCTCGCCACCCTCACCGGTGCCAACGCCGTGGCCCTGGGCAAGCGCACCGCCGCTCTGTACAGCGAGAACGACCAACTGGCCACGGACGTGCTGGCCGCAGCGGAGGCGGCCGGCGAGTCGGCGTGGCGGATGCCACTGCACACCGACTACGTCGAACACCTGGGCAGCGAGATCGCCGACCTCTACAGCGCCCCGGCACAGGGTGCCGGTTCGGTGCTGGCCGCCCTCTACCTGCGCGAGTTCACCGGCGAACTACGGGACCGCTGGCTGCACCTGGACATGTCCGCCCCGTCCTGGGCCGACGGCGACCACGCCGAGGTCAGCCGGGGCGCGACCGGCTGGGGCGTCCGGTGGTTGCTGCGCTGGCTGGCCAGCGTCGACTGACCAGGTCAGCACTTCACCGCGGCGAGCAGCCCGTGCCCGACCGGGAGCAGCGCGGGAATCCAGTGCTCCGACTCCCGGACCGCCTTGATCGTCTCGCGGACCGTCACCGTCTCCGCGTCCCGAGCAGCCGGGTCACCGATCCGGCCGCTGGCGAGCACACCGTTGAGTGCGAGCACGCCCCCCGGGCGCAACAGCCGCAGCGCCGCCTCCACGCAGGCGTGGAAGCCGGTCGCCTCCGCGTCCACGAACACCAGGTCGTACGCGCCGTCGGCGAGCCGGGGCAGCACGTCGAGCGCACGACCGGTGATGATCCGCGTTCGTCCGGCCGCGAAGCCCGCCTCGGCGAAGATCCGTCGGGCGATCCGCTGGTGCTCCACCTCCACGTCGATGGTGGTGAGCACCCCGTCCGCGCGCATGCCGCGCAGCAACCAGACCCCGCTCACCCCGGTGCCGGTGCCGATCTCCACCACGGCGCGCGCGTTGCCGGCGGCCGCCAGCAGCCGCAGCGCCGCTCCCGCACCGGGGGTGACCGCGTCGAGGCCCACCTCCCGGGCCAGGCTGCGGGCGGTGCGCAGGACAAGATCCTCGGCGACGTACGACTCGGCGAACTGCTGAGCCTGGGCCGTCGAACTGCCGGAACCGGCGACCGTGGCGATGGGGCACCTCCGGGGGCGGTGCGTGGTGCGGGGGCGGGTTGGCACTGTGAGCGTAGAGGCGACCGCCGTGGGGCGCAGCCGCGCCTCCGTCTGTCGCGATCACCGGGGCAACCGGTGACTGCACCGCGTACATCCGTGCAATCCTGGAGGCGGTATCCCGTCAGCCGCGACCGAACCGGCCCGTGGCCGGGCGACGCGGCGCGGGATCCGGGGACGGACTGGGAGGCACCGACGTGACCGACGGCTGGGACTGGCGCCGGGGCGGTGAGACTCCGGCGGGACCGCCCGGGGCGGGGAACCCTCCGGCCGGGCCGCCGACCACGCCGGAGGCGGGCAACGCGTCCATCCTGCCGCCAGGCGGGCCGGCGCCAGGGTCTCCGCCGGTGGCTGGTGCGCCCTCGCCGAACTGGCCGGCACCAGGGCATCCGTCGGTGGCGGGTGTGCCGAACGCCACGCCGCCGCCGAGTTGGCCGGCACCGACAGCAGGCGGGGTGCCCGGCCCGGCTGGGGCGTCGCCCTGGTGGTCGGACGCGCTCGCCGATCCATGGCGAGACCCGGCTGCGCCGACCGCAGTGGTGGTGCCCGGGCCGGTGATGGCCGGCGCCGAGCCCGAGGCGGTCACCGATCCGGACGCGCCGGGCCGACCGGCGCTGCGTCACCTGCTGCTCATCCCCGTGATCACCGCCCTCCTGGCCGGCACCCTCGGCGGGGCGCTGGGTTACGCGTTCGCGGTGCGTGGCGGTGCGGGTGGGGCGGTGCTCGGCGGTGCGCCGGCAGAGGTGCCGGCGCTGGCCCAGCGAAAGCCGGAGTCACTGGCCGGTGTCGCCGAACGTGTCCTGCCCAGCGTGGTCACCGTCCGGGTGAGCAGCCTCGGCGGGACCAGCGAGGGCTCCGGCTTCATCGCCACCGCCGACGGCCATGTGATCACCAACGACCACGTGGTGGCCGGCGGCACCGGCAAGGCCTCGGTGGTCT is a window of Micromonospora sp. WMMD961 DNA encoding:
- a CDS encoding DUF3117 domain-containing protein, with protein sequence MAAMKPRTGDGPLEVTKEGRGIVMRVPLEGGGRLVVEMTPDEANALGDALKAAAG
- a CDS encoding leucyl aminopeptidase family protein, translated to MLAIRLIAEPDRLDVLVLPVRAADSAEVVPTAVAPPDGTADEAAALVPAARLTGRAGEIHTQLRPGRTPGRMLLLGVGDGGEAAWRTAGAALARSTTDETHITIALPVGVTPAAVRGFTEGLLLASYRFRMTEAGTAPTLDSVDLLLADPTVFETTIATARTTAAMTHLARDLTNTPSSVKTPQWFADQVASAAADLPDLRLRVRGPAELADEGFGGILAVGGGSASGPRLVELDWHPADARTHVVLVGKGITFDTGGISIKPVPAMKLMRKDMAGAAAVVAATLGAAELRLPVRVTTLAPLAENMVSGAAFRPGDVIRHYGGTTSETTNSDAEGRLVLADALAYAVQQLKPDLLLDLATLTGANAVALGKRTAALYSENDQLATDVLAAAEAAGESAWRMPLHTDYVEHLGSEIADLYSAPAQGAGSVLAALYLREFTGELRDRWLHLDMSAPSWADGDHAEVSRGATGWGVRWLLRWLASVD
- a CDS encoding PaaX family transcriptional regulator C-terminal domain-containing protein; translation: MQARSALFDLYGDHLRPRGGRAPVAALVKLLAPLGIAPPAVRTAVSRMVRQGWLEPLRLVSGPGYSITPKAARRLDEAAARIYRTGRVTWDGRFDLLVLEAPGSRRDRQRLAANLSFLGYGTLDEQTWVATRPADDVDLLLAEAGIRFERFTAAHFAGTPGAMGVVRRAWNLTEIGRAYERFVADQRPLLAAVTVRSSDEEAYATRFRLVHAWRTFLFRDPQLPPALLPERWPGTAAASFFDRHAARLRPAADRYVEQCLDAGNRIVRQKGR
- a CDS encoding O-methyltransferase, which gives rise to MATVAGSGSSTAQAQQFAESYVAEDLVLRTARSLAREVGLDAVTPGAGAALRLLAAAGNARAVVEIGTGTGVSGVWLLRGMRADGVLTTIDVEVEHQRIARRIFAEAGFAAGRTRIITGRALDVLPRLADGAYDLVFVDAEATGFHACVEAALRLLRPGGVLALNGVLASGRIGDPAARDAETVTVRETIKAVRESEHWIPALLPVGHGLLAAVKC